In one Hypomesus transpacificus isolate Combined female chromosome 18, fHypTra1, whole genome shotgun sequence genomic region, the following are encoded:
- the sema3gb gene encoding LOW QUALITY PROTEIN: sema domain, immunoglobulin domain (Ig), short basic domain, secreted, (semaphorin) 3Gb (The sequence of the model RefSeq protein was modified relative to this genomic sequence to represent the inferred CDS: inserted 2 bases in 1 codon), with protein sequence METTQTLLLFFLGCCVCSCHANARSAPRVHLSYKELMETRTARPFSFSFNTSDYRILHMDQDQGRLYLGSREYLVALDMQNINKEPLIIHWPATTQRKGECKMTGKGGQGECANFVRLIEPWNRTHLYTCGTGAYKPICTFINRGWRAEDYLFRLVPGYVDSGKGKCSYDPRQANAAALINGNLYAGVHVDFMGTDPAIFRTLGNRPAVRTEQYDSRWLNEPVFVKIQQIPDSSEKNDDKLYFFFREKSLDAAGGSIPSVLSRVGRVCLNDDGGQRSLVNKWTTFLKARLVCSVIGSDGVETYFDELRDVFIQPTQDERNPVVYAIFSTAGSVFKGSAVCVYSMSDIRNVFNGPFSHKHGHNYQWTPYTGKIPYPRPGTCPGGTFTPGLRSTKELPDDAVNFVRAHPLMYHSVYPIHKRPLVVRTGVDYRFTSIVVDLVDAVDGRYEVLFLGTDRGTVQKVIVLPKDTSTTEELTLEEVEVFRVPAAIKTMKISSKRQQLYVSSERGLTQVSLHRCDVYGKACSDCCLARDPYCAWDGETCAPFTPSTKRRSRRQDIKHGDPLRQCRGFNAKVEKRLSETVQFGVEGSSTFLECQPRSPQATVKWLYQKDGRRKLLNRDHEVLKTGHGILLKSLIHADSGLYHCLATENNFKHTVARVALRILDREIVEALTSPDAPPFEESQNPHQHRHHPPPPPPPPSHTPPTVLXSQPEIRLINQYCQSYWLQLNPNLPTKRTSRRHAEGHSEHETPGGA encoded by the exons ATGGAGACCACCcaaaccctcctcctctttttcttGGGTTGTTGTGTCTGCAGTTGCCATGCCAACGCTCGCTCTGCCCCGAGAGTCCATCTGTCTTACAAAG AGCTGATGGAGACACGGACGGCAcgtcccttctccttctccttcaacaCCAGTGACTACAGGATCCTGCACATGGACCAGGACCAAGGCCGTCTCTACCTGGGCAGCCGGGAGTACCTGGTGGCTCTGGACATGCAGAACATCAACAAGGAGCCTCTTATA ATCCACTGGCCAGCCACCactcagaggaaaggagaatgCAAAATGACTGGAAAGGGTGGACAG GGAGAGTGTGCAAACTTTGTGCGTCTTATTGAACCCTGGAACCGCACTCACTTGTATACTTGCGGCACTGGAGCCTACAAACCCATCTGCACCTTCATTAACAGAGGATGGAGAGCGGAG GATTACCTCTTCAGACTGGTGCCAGGATATGTGGACTCAGGAAAAGGCAAATGCTCCTATGACCCTCGCCAGGCCAATGCTGCTGCTCTCATCA ATGGGAACCTGTATGCAGGGGTCCATGTTGATTTCATGGGCACAGACCCTGCCATCTTCAGAACCCTGGGAAATCGACCAGCTGTCCGGACTGAGCAATATGATTCCAGATGGCTGAATG AACCAGTTTTTGTGAAGATCCAGCAGATCCCAGACAGTTCAGAGAAGAACGATGACAAGCTCTACTTCTTCTTCAGGGAGAAGAGCCTGGATGCAGCTGGCGGCAGCATCCCCAGTGTGCTGTCCAGGGTGGGCCGGGTCTGCCTG AATGATgatggaggtcaaaggtcattggTAAATAAGTGGACCACCTTCCTGAAGGCTCGGTTGGTGTGCTCAGTGATTGGCAGTGATGGTGTGGAGACATATTTCGACGAGCTGA GGGACGTATTCATTCAGCCAACTCAGGACGAGCGCAATCCTGTTGTGTATGCTATCTTTTCCACCGCGGG GTCAGTGTTCAAGGgctctgctgtctgtgtctacTCTATGTCTGACATCCGCAACGTGTTCAATGGCCCCTTCTCCCACAAGCATGGCCACAACTACCAGTGGACCCCTTACACTGGCAAGATCCCTTACCCTCGACCTGGAACG TGTCCAGGGGGAACATTTACTCCTGGTCTTCGCTCCACCAAAGAGCTCCCTGACGACGCAGTGAACTTTGTGCGGGCCCACCCCCTCATGTACCACTCTGTCTACCCCATTCACaagcgccccctggtggtccgCACAGGGGTGGACTACCGCTTTACTTCCATAGTGGTAGACCTGGTGGACGCTGTGGATGGGAGATATGAGGTGCTGTTCCTTGGAACAG ATCGCGGAACTGTCCAAAAAGTGATAGTACTTCCTAAAGACACCAGCACCACAGAAGAGCTGACGTTAGAGGAAGTGGAGGTGTTCCGG GTTCCAGCTGCTATCAAAACTATGAAGATATCATCCAAAAGG CAACAGCTGTACGTGTCATCAGAGAGGGGTCTTACCCAGGTGTCCCTGCACAGATGTGACGTCTATGGGAAAGCCTGTTCTGACTGCTGTCTGGCCAGGGACCCCTACTGTGCCTGGGATGGGGAGACCTGTGCCCCCTTTACTCCCTCCACCAAGAG GCGGAGCAGAAGACAAGACATCAAACACGGAGATCCCTTGAGACAGTGTCGAGGGTTCAATGCAAAAG TAGAGAAGCGTCTGAGTGAGACAGTGCAGTTTGGGGTGGAAGGGAGCAGCACGTTCCTCGAGTGCCAACCCAGATCTCCACAAGCTACAGTCAAATGGCTCTACCAGAAAGATGGCAGAAGGAAATTG CTGAACCGAGATCATGAAGTGCTGAAAACAGGCCACGGGATTCTGCTGAAGTCGCTGATTCACGCGGACAGTGGGCTGTACCACTGCCTGGCCACAGAAAACAACTTTAAACACACCGTGGCCCGAGTGGCGCTCCGCATCCTGGACAGGGAGATAGTAGAGGCCCTCACTTCCCCTGACGCTCCCCCTTTCGAGGAATCACAAAATCCTCACCAGCATCGgcaccatccccctcctcccccaccccccccctcacatacTCCCCCCACAGTTCT GTCCCAGCCAGAAATCCGCCTCATCAACCAGTACTGCCAGTCTTACTGGCTGCAGCTCAATCCCAACCTGCCCACCAAGCGCACCAGCCGCAGGCACGCTGAGGGCCATTCTGAGCACGAGACCCCCGGTGGGGCCTAG
- the wasb gene encoding WASP actin nucleation promoting factor b — MSRSSKSKTQENNLSILLSAEENESVVELLGRRCVTLSTAVIQLWMALPHSSSQWSLQHTGVVCFVKDNPLRSYYIRLYDFKEGKQIWEQELYNQLTYHNPQIFFHTFAADECQVGLNFSSEQEAETFRVTVQEKLSQRANHQEKRPASHEKRQLPPLPPPNTSPVHPGGTPTMDIQNPGILASRYHSPAAPTPSPASLANSKVKKDKKSKKKGVKLTKADIGAPSGFKHVTHVGWDPNSGFDTANLDPDLKTLFSSAGISDDQLTDADTSRLIYDFIEQSGGLQAVKDEMRKQENTPSQSQSRHGRLPPVPSESPRRSGPLPVPGGPPRGPPSRSLQPPPTVGRSGPPPPPPISACPPPPPSHGRFGGAPPPPPPCAASGGGPPPPPPPPPAPSSEPVTDIGSRNIDPPPKTPSGGGGTGGRGDLLDQIRLGTKLKNVTDSTESNSAPQEESSEGIVGALMMVMQKRSKVIHSSDDEEDDGGDDDDDDEWDD; from the exons ATGAGCCGATCATCAAAATCAAAAACGCAGGAGAACAATCTAAGCATCCTTCTGAGTGCAGAGGAGAATGAGTCTGTGGTGGAGCTTCTGGGGCGGAGATGTGTG ACCCTGTCCACAGCAGTGATTCAACTGTGGATGGCCCTGCCACACAGTTCCTCTCAATGGAGTCTGCAGCACACTGGTGTGGTGTGCTTTGTGAAGGACAACCCACTTCGCTCCTACTATATCCGTCTATACGACTTTAAG GAGGGGAAACAAATCTGGGAGCAGGAGCTGTATAACCAGCTGACATATCACAATCCTCAGATCTTTTTCCACACCTTTGCTGCTGAC GAATGCCAGGTGGGTCTCAACTTCTCAAGTGAGCAGGAGGCTGAGACGTTCAGAGTCACTGTGCAAGAGAAGCTCAGCCAGAGAGCCAACCATCAAG AAAAAAGACCTGCAAGTCATG AAAAAAGACAACTGCCACCATTGCCACCACCAAACA CTTCACCAGTCCATCCTGGAGGCACACCCACTATGGACATCCAGAACCCTGGCATCCTAGCTTCACGCTATCACTCCCCAGCAGCACCCACcccttcccctgcctccctggccAATTCAAAAGTAAAGAAGGACAAAAAGAGCAAGAAGAAGGGAGTCAAGCTGACCAAGGCTGATATAGGAGCCCCCAGTGGATTTAA ACATGTAACCCATGTTGGATGGGATCCAAACTCAGGATTTGAT ACTGCTAATCTAGACCCTGATCTGAAGacactcttctcctctgctgggATTAGTGATGACCAACTGACAGACGCAGATACCTCCAGACTCATCTATGACTTTATCGAACAGTCTGGGGGGTTACAGGCTGTCAAGGATGAAATGAGGAAACAAG AGAACACACCAAGCCAGTCTCAAAGTCGACATGGACGACTCCCCCCTGTTCCTTCAGAGTCACCACGACGCTCTGGGCCCCTGCCTGTCCCAGGAGGCCCCCCAAGAGGTCCCCCTTCCCGCTCTCTCCAACCCCCACCAACAGTGGGCAGAAGTggaccacccccaccacctcctatctctgcctgtcctcctcctcccccaagcCACGGTCGCTTCGGaggtgccccccctcctcccccaccctgtgCTGCCTCAGGGGGTggaccaccacctcccccacctcctccccctgctccatcATCAGAGCCAGTCACAGATATTGGAAGTAGAAACATTGATCCACCCCCCAAAACCCcaagtggaggtggaggtacaGGTGGTCGAGGGGATTTGCTTGACCAAATTCGCTTGGGAACTAAGCTTAAAAAT gtCACAGATAGCACTGAATCAAACTCTGCCCCACAAGAAGAGTCAAGTGAGGGAATAGTTGGAGCGCTGATGATGGTCATGCAGAAGAGAAGCAAAGTCATCCACTCATCGG ATGATGAAGAGGACGATGGtggtgatgacgatgatgacgatgagTGGGATGACTGA